In Rhodamnia argentea isolate NSW1041297 chromosome 5, ASM2092103v1, whole genome shotgun sequence, the DNA window GTGGGAAGCTCCTTTAGATAACCCATAGACAGGCTAGATGGCTCTGCGTGATCGTAGGGAAGTGCGTTAGCTGGATTTGTTGGTTTGTTTTCGTTCCATTTTCCTTGGCAAAGTCATGAACAATGTTGGGACATGCTGTGTTGTAAAAGAGGGCATGGTTCTGAAATCCTGATGAATCTGATGAGCCCctgagcctctctctctctctctctctctctctctctctttctctatatatatatgccatTGCTGCTGAAAACAGGCAAAACTGGGACAACGGATGGTTGAGCGTGGAATGTGATGTCGCGTGCAGGTAAAGTGTTAGTAGCTTGATATTTCGGTCGAGCTCGACCTTGACCTTGACCGAAGCCATCGCGAAATCACAGTGAACCCTATTGAAGATGACTATCTATACTATGTACCTCAAGTACTGGGGAAAGTTGTGCCACAGGACTGAAAACTGCAATTGCACTCTGGCCACAAgggcaaaaaaggaagaacTGCAATTGCACATTGCTGCCCCACTTACATAGGATACTCCGATCTTTTTTGGATTGTACTTAGCTATTCTCTGGTTTGAGTTGATCCTAAGACTAGGAAGACCCTTCTCAACAGAGAGAGGGAGCCAATAATTATTTGCTGACCGATGTGGAGGATGGACATGGAATGCTGCACGGGGGTTGATGTCGACCCAAGAGCAGGCCTCGCACTCAGAGCGACAACAAGATCTGTCCATCGCGATCCGTTCAAATAGCGTtacgaaaaatctaaaatgaaTCCGAACGTGATAAGACATGTTATGATAAAATTCCCAGACTAGTTACTCAACCGTTAAACGTTTGTCTTGGATCAATTGCTTGATGTGATGTGACTGACGTGAAAACATGAGGGTCTTGCACGAgctctgtaaatactcgtgcggTACAGACATTATTGGGAGCGTGgcgacgacgatgacgacgatgaatggcggaggaggagagaaTCGAAAGGCCAACGGAAAGAAACCAATCACATGGGTGGGGAGAGGGAAGGGGGCGCACGTGGGGCTTGATAAAGGCCTGTCAAACTTTTGACCAATCACGTTCTTCTTGTCCGCGGCCGACAAGAGAATATTAGACGGGCCCCACTCAGCTTCTGTTCTTGTTGACCTCTTCACCacgtcttctctctctctctaaaaaaaaaaaaaattcatttcattttgcactgtgggaaagaaaaaatcatattaGTCATAATGTAATCAACTTACTGAGAATCTTTGAGCAAAGATTAATGCTCTTGACTTACCAGTTACCagcaaaaggaaaattgaactccttgactctttttttttttggtcccttTCAAGAAACATATTCTTGGGTAAAATAACTCCGGAAAATTTCCCAAATCGAAGTAAGTAATATCGCGGGAGCATGAGGAAGAAATCCTAATAGATGGTGAAATATCTATCTTCCTCAAACATAAGGATGGCAAAAAAAGGACAGATGAAAACAATTTCATCCgtgcttttcccttttttttttttttttggcctttttggcCAGGGCGTTTTCCTTTTGCTCCCTCGTGCGAGTCCAAGGGAACAAACAAGTTTGGAACACTGTTGCCCTGCTATTGGGATGAACAGTATGCGGTTCCTCTTGGACCGTACACGTGGCATGGACaccgaggggaaaaaaaattactctcGCCATCACAAACGTCCAAAGTATGATCAACCCGCTCCCCTCTGGTTGTGATTGACTGATCATAAGAAAAGAGAATCCCATGTTTGGTCCAAGGAAAAAACTAATTAGGGATGGGATTGTGGTTGCAAATTTTGTCTTTAGATGTCGTTTGGTTGAGGACAACACTATCAAGATTGCCAGATTCCAGGGATTATGTCTGTGACCTCTCTATGCTTTCCATTTCAGATGACAACTGCCCACATAAAGGCCCGCCGAGGTAGGTATAACTTGGAGAGAACAATTCATCGCCAGAGGTATTTTCACTGGGCCGGAGTTTAAGGAATTCATCATTGGAGAGACAGAACATGGGAGTTAGGAGATATGCCCTTCATATTCATTTTccgggaaaagaagaagagcatTCGTACACTCTCGGAATCACCGAACCGAAATCAGAGCCGAAAGCTTGAGACAGTCCGGCTCTAATTTATAATCAACTGGCAAGGGCATAGTAATCGTGCGAGGGAATCGGAGTGCTTTTTTGGCTCAAAGAGTCGGACTCCATAGCGACTtcctggaagaagaagaagaagaagaagaagaagaagaagaagaagaaatgttaCTCTTGAATTTAGGTCATGGTGTTTCCACATATATGTACATGTACAGCTGGGGCACAAGGACCTCTTAGCATGCTAAGTGCCTAAGCCACTTTTTGGATTTGTTATAATAGACAGAAAGATTAGGGTTTGGAACTTGGGAGTTAATTGGAGTTATCAGAAAGTACGAAGACCAACGCCGAATAATTTGGCACTTCTAATGATTATTTGGGCCTTCACAGCAGTCAAACAGATTGAGATCCACCCTCTTTTTGCAGAATCTTTCTTGTCCAAATAAGATCTACTTTTGGCTGATCTTTCACTCATATCCTTTATGATTAAGCTCAATTACAGCATCGAAAGCACCAAAAAGAGGCAGAAAACAAAATGATGGGCAAGAAGTAGGACGTAGGGCTTTGTTTAGTGATGCTGATCAAAAGATGATGGAGGAGGGAACTTGGAAAGTCAAGGGCACTTGAAGATTCAAATGTTTCAAAAAACAAGGCAAGTTCTCAGCTAGGACATTAGGCAAAGATTGCCCTAAAATACCAAGGAAAGTGACTATCCGAATTGTGCAACTCTCAACCATGTGTCTATGTTTATAAGTGCTACCCGGTTTTGACCCATGAACATGTGGTCAATCCATACTTTGTGTAGGGAATTAGCTGTAGAGACCATATACCAGTTGAAGAATGAGTATGAACAGTGCTTGGAAGTGGAAAAAATGTGGTAGAAATATAAGTTTATCTCGATTAAGCTGAAGCTATCCGATTTACATATGTAGCCAATTAGGCCAGGTGATACAAAACTTGCTAAGCCTTTCCTTCCAAAATATCCTCGTCGCCTTCGCCATCGCCGTTGCCATGTCGCCGCCGCCACAGCCGCTCATGCTGCTATGTAcactccaccaaaaaaaaaaaaatatggaaaagaagaagaaaaaaaatcctctgATTCCCCCTAAAAATTAAGACTTTTTTCAGTCATGCCAACAAAGGAGCATGACCACACATCTCCTGATGATGTAGAGCTTGGCCTTCTGTTCTCTGAGAGCCCCACCAAGCCCTCTGCTCGATAGCCTCCTCTTGGAGGTTCCCATGCTTGGGCTGctcatcatcttcatttctGCGCTAACttcacagaagaagaagaagattgatgatttcttgagagagagagagagactttgagTTTGTGATTGCTTGTGGTTGCAAGTGTGTATATCTGAGGCTGGTGACTTTTGAGGGCGTTGAGCCACTGGGTTCTTATAGGAGGTGGATGGTCGTGGTCCCTACCCACATCGGTCTAGTAAAGAGCCAACGGTGGGGCATGAAAGGGCGTGCGCTTGTCCCCTAACCCACCAGACAAGCCCCATCTGGGTCCACAACCCCAACACCATGCAAAACCCCATTAAAAAAACCAATCCCCAACAAGCCCTAACGTGATCGGTATTGGTATGGTCATGctcacaactttttttttatcttttgatccCTTGGTGCTGTAGGCACTACCCACCAGCATACTGGGTCGGCCACTGTTTCACTATTACcttagaaaaatcccatcttttTCCTAATCAGCAGTTGCATTCAATATGGGGGGTATGGTAGGGGGTAGATGATAATGCAACCTTGTGTCTTCATGTGCTTGGActagactctctctctttttttctaatttcctaTTTGTGTCACATCCTTTGTTGTTGGATTGAATCCACCTAAACCGGCAATATGGGGTCATCATCACAATCAGTTGGATCCTACACAACACTGCAACACATGTCCTACCGCTATTGCTTGCAAAGCTTGGGGAGGAGAGGCAATAATGAGGCTTATCTTGTGAAGCCTTTGACTAAATACAAGGAGGAaaaatcagaaataaaaaagagagtaagAATTGACATGTGGGGACATTGAGTTGCAATTATGTGAAACAGCAAGGGAAGTGATAATGTTATTCTAGTCCACAGAACCGTGGTCCGGAAATTATTGCATGTTCTAGGTCATGATAGGAGGAACCAATCAAACCATTCCCTATTCTTTGAGAACCCCCTAAACCCAACTTGGCTACTCCTATGGATGGTGCACTTATTAAACATGTAATATTTTTGTGGTGAAACCATAGCTCTCTGTCCCCTTGTCTACATTTCTTCAACTGACCATACATTCCAGAATAATGCCACACCCCTCAaaatcaagaacaaaaggtTTTCCCACAAATGGATTAATCCGCATGCACGGTTGATTAAGTCGGATCGAAAATAGTCGATTAAGAGAGTGCATAAACTAGGAAGAGGTGATGGAAACATAGATCGTATTTCCCTTTGATAATTTGTATCAGATTTGAATCAAATAGTTCGATGTGCCTCATAGGAAACAGCTACTTCCCGTGGTCAAAGAAGTGGAAATCAAGATTTTGACCTGCATTTTTCCCGTCAAATTGAGCCGTGCCTAAATCTACACCTTTTCATGTAAAGAGCTCAAAGCCCAACTCAGTCAAGTGTTTGAGTTTGCAGATGGGAACATGAAATAATAAGTTAACAAGAACAATgcggagaagagagagagagagccactTGCTTGGTCTCGTGTTCCACCCACTTTCAATCAGGACAATCTCTGCACTAAGCCTCATTAAACTAAGTGAAGCTGCAAATTTTATACTGATTTTCTCTGTACAAAACTAAGCTGTCAATCTCGGTTTGAGTATCAGAGCTCAGTAACTTTGttgcttcttccatctttttTCCTCTGTGCTTTTCAAAGTGAGACATGAAGATTCTCTCTTTTGGTGTCTGTCAAGTCTCAAACTCATGGTACATACCTCGTATATATTAGCTGTTCGTAGGATCTTGAAGTCATTAACGCCGGGGTAAttgtttttgtttccttcaactATGGAGTCGAATTGCTTGATCTATAATGGTTCTGAACCAAGAAATAATGTTTTCACCACCATGTTCCAAGTCATAAGCATTGCCAAACTCGATATTTTCATGTCAGTACATATGTTTTGCGTGAAAAATTGTGACACAACTTAAGAAAAGATGAGAACTCGGCAAACCCAAAAAAGCTTTGAGGATTGAACCATCACTGTGTGGACAAAGCTTTAATAAATTATTCTCCATGATCAGAGTGTCCCAGGTTTATTTTGAAGTGTTCCATGCTGTGCTCTGGTGTACTGTCTGTACTTAAAATAAAGATGGGCTTGTTGTACTCCACAAGGAGGTCAGAGTTGCACGTGAAGTTCTCGTGATTCACAATGCCATTGCCTCTTCCAGACTCAACATTATATTACACTTTGATAACTCATTTCAAGGTTTGAATCCCATT includes these proteins:
- the LOC115752316 gene encoding small polypeptide DEVIL 4-like, which translates into the protein MKMMSSPSMGTSKRRLSSRGLGGALREQKAKLYIIRRCVVMLLCWHD